A single Rhinolophus ferrumequinum isolate MPI-CBG mRhiFer1 chromosome 20, mRhiFer1_v1.p, whole genome shotgun sequence DNA region contains:
- the TMEM106B gene encoding transmembrane protein 106B translates to MGKSFSHLPLHTNKEDAYGGVASTDNMRNGLVNNEAHNEDGRNGDVSQFPYVEFTGRDSVTCPTCQGTGRIPRGQENQLVALIPYSDQRLRPRRTKLYVMASVFVCLLISGLAVFFLFPRSIDVKYIGVKSAYVSYDFQKRTIYLNITNTLNITNNNYYSVEVENITAQVQFSKTVIGKSRLNNITNIGPLDMKQIDYTVPTIIAEEMSYMFDFCTLLTIKVHNIVLMMQVTVTTTYFGHSEQISQERYQYVDCGRNTTYQLGQSEYLNVLQPKQ, encoded by the exons aTGGGAAAGTCTTTTTCTCATTTGCCTTTGCATACAAATAAAGAAGATGCTTACGGTGGAGTCGCATCAACTGATAATATGAGGAATGGATTGGTTAATAATGAAGCCCATAATGAAGATGGAAGAAATGGAGATGTCTCTCAGTTTCCATATGTGGAATTTACAGGAAGAGATAGCGTCACTTGCCCCACTTGTCAAGGAACAGGAAGAATTCCTAGGG GGCAAGAAAACCAGCTGGTGGCATTGATTCCATACAGTGATCAGAGATTGAGGCCAAGAAGAAC aaaactGTATGTGATGGCTTCTGTGTTTGTCTGTCTGCTGATTTCTGGATTggctgtgtttttccttttccctcgCTCTATTGATGTGAAATACATTGGTGTAAAATCAGCATATGTCAGTTATGATTTTCAGAAGCgtacaatatatttaaatataacg AACACACTAAATATAACAAACAATAACTATTACTCTGTTGAAGTTGAAAATATCACTGCACAAGTtcaattttcaaaaacagttaTTGGAAAGTCCCGCTTAAACAACATAACCAATATTGGTCCACTGGATATGAAACAA ATTGATTACACAGTACCGACTATCATAGCAGAGGAAATGAGTTACATGTT TGATTTCTGTACACTGCTAACCATCAAAGTGCATAACATAGTACTCATGATGCA AGTCACTGTGACAACAACATACTTTGGACACTCTGAACAGATATCCCAGGAGAGGTACCAGTATGTCGATTGTGGAAGGAACACAACATATCAGTTGGGGCAGTCTGAATATCTAAATGTGCTTCAGCCAAAACAGTAA